CCAGCAAAAATGAGATTATTCCATAAATAATCCAGCGATGAGGTTTGTGTGATTCGCTTGATATTACATACCAAAAGCAGAATACTGAACATACGGACAGCAAGCCAACTAAGGCATATTCCCGAACTATTCTTGAGAACATTATATGAAGCGGTGATATAGCCAAAAGAAATGCAGATAACAACGCTACTTTCTTACCAAATAGTTTTCTGAAAAAGTAATATGATACCAGAATTGTCATTACGCCAAAGAAAGAGGAGAGTGTTCTTGTAAAAGCATCGGATGTCCCGAGTTTCAACCAGAAGTGAAGCAAAATATAATATAATGGTATATGTGGAGTGTTATGAATAAGACCGGATAACATAGATACAACTGGCTGTATTGCTCTATTGTACGATTCAAGTTCGTCGCACCAGAAACATCTGCCTTCAAGGTTGGCTAGGCGTAGAACAGATCCTAAAATTAGAATTAGAACAAAGATCCATTTGCTACGTATTTTTTTTGAGATAAGATTCATTTTATCACAATTATTTCATGACCCTAAGCACATGAAATCCAACTTTAATATTTAATTTAAATCGTTCCCATGACTTTAATATTCTTAATAATTGGCTAAGAATCTTAAAAGGCCTTAAATAAAATATTCTGTAAGCTTTTTTTAACCATTTTAATAGATCATCTTCACTTAAATCAGGTAATTTATGAACAGGTCTGGTATGAATTCCATATTTAGAATAATCAAATTCTGTTATCATCCCTGCCTTCATTAATTGATTAAAAACTTCTGTTCCAGGAAATGGTTTAAGAACATGAAACTTGGCAATATCAGGATTTATCTTTTTGGCAAATTCAATAGTGTCTTTGATTGTTTTCTCAGTTTCACCAGGCAGACCAAGCATAAAAAAACCCCATGTTTCAAAACCAATTCTTTTAGCCAAAAAATAAGCTTTCTCAATCTGCTTCAAGTTTATCCCCTTTTTTGCATTATTCAAGATAGTCTGGTTACCAGATTCAACACAAAAGGCAATACTATAAACTCCCATATCCTTCAAACACTTTAAAACTTCTTCATTTACCTGATCAACTCTTAAGCCGTTGGGAAAAGCAAATTTTATTTTAATGTTTCTTTTATTAAGCTCCTTGTGAATTTCGAAAACCCTTTTTTTATTTAATGTATAATTATCATCCCAAAAGTGTATTTCTTTAACCTCATATTTCTTAATTAAATATTCAATTTCATCAACCACATTCGGAGCGCTTCTAAACCTAACCATGGAACCAAACATCAGTTTTGTACAGCAGAAAGTACAGTTATGCGAACAGCCTCTGGATGTTATAATAGGCATAACGGGAGTTAAAAGCGAATCAGGATAGGTGTATTTCTGCTGATTATACAAATGCCTTGCAGGAAAGGGAATTTCATTTATGTTTTTTATAAGCTCTCTTTCTGAAGTATGAATTATTTTGCCATTTTCCTTAAATGATATTCCCTTTACTTCAGTATATGCTTTTTTGCCCTGAATAGCATATATCAAATCCAGGATTGTAACCTCTCCTTCACCTCTAACCACAAAGTCTATAAATTCAGACTGAGCACATGCGTCTGGAGCAATGGTTGCGTGTATTCCACCTAGAACAGTTACCGCATCAGTGTTTTTCTTAACTGATCTGCAAAGTTTTACAGCTTTTTCGTAAGTAGGGGTGGTAGCAGTAAAGCAAACTAATTCATAATAATCTTTAATAATTTTCGGAAATTGTTCCTCTGAAATTTTTTCCATATCTATATCAATTATCTTAACTTCATGCCCTGCTTTCTCCAGAACTGCACCAATATAAGCCAAACCTAATGGGGAATAATCAGGCGAACCAATCTTGCCATACACTTCAACTTGAGATGGATTAACCAGTAGTATTTTCATTTACTTTGCTTTCTCGCC
The sequence above is drawn from the bacterium genome and encodes:
- a CDS encoding glycosyltransferase family 39 protein, producing the protein MNLISKKIRSKWIFVLILILGSVLRLANLEGRCFWCDELESYNRAIQPVVSMLSGLIHNTPHIPLYYILLHFWLKLGTSDAFTRTLSSFFGVMTILVSYYFFRKLFGKKVALLSAFLLAISPLHIMFSRIVREYALVGLLSVCSVFCFWYVISSESHKPHRWIIYGIISFLLVYSHYYAWLIIIAQGLFLLIYKRNKLKPWLITNMIMLILFLPWMTINLLFRSKGYWGNYQPYTSSTFGYFIKTAYFFYNFTLG
- a CDS encoding B12-binding domain-containing radical SAM protein; translated protein: MKILLVNPSQVEVYGKIGSPDYSPLGLAYIGAVLEKAGHEVKIIDIDMEKISEEQFPKIIKDYYELVCFTATTPTYEKAVKLCRSVKKNTDAVTVLGGIHATIAPDACAQSEFIDFVVRGEGEVTILDLIYAIQGKKAYTEVKGISFKENGKIIHTSERELIKNINEIPFPARHLYNQQKYTYPDSLLTPVMPIITSRGCSHNCTFCCTKLMFGSMVRFRSAPNVVDEIEYLIKKYEVKEIHFWDDNYTLNKKRVFEIHKELNKRNIKIKFAFPNGLRVDQVNEEVLKCLKDMGVYSIAFCVESGNQTILNNAKKGINLKQIEKAYFLAKRIGFETWGFFMLGLPGETEKTIKDTIEFAKKINPDIAKFHVLKPFPGTEVFNQLMKAGMITEFDYSKYGIHTRPVHKLPDLSEDDLLKWLKKAYRIFYLRPFKILSQLLRILKSWERFKLNIKVGFHVLRVMK